The window CGGTGCCACGACTGCGGCAAAGCCCTGGCTTTCGGCGCCGCCTTCACCAAGCGCCGGCGCGGGGCGGAGAAGCCCTACAAGTGCCCCGAGTGCGGTAAGTGCTTCCGGCTGAGCTCCACGCTCATCACCCACCAGCGGCGGCACGCCGGCGAGAAGCCCTACAAGTGCCCCGAGTGCGGCAAGAGCTTCAGCGTGGGCTCGGCCTTCATCCAGCACCAGCGGGTGcacggcgcggcggcggcgccgtgCCAGTGCGGCGTCTGCGGCAAAACCTTCCCGGCCAGCTCGGGTTTGGTGAAGCACCAGAAGCAGCACCTGGAGGAGAAGCCCTACAAGTGCGGCGACTGCGGCAAGGGCTTCAACTGGAATTCCCACCTGGAGCGGCACCGGCGCATCCACACCGGCGAGAAGCCCTACGCCTGCCCCGAGTGCGGCAAGAGCTTCAGCTGGAGCTCCCACCTCGACCGGCACCGGCGCACCCACGCCGGCGGCGCGGGGCAGTGCGGCGAGTGCGGCAAGGGCTTCGGCAAGGGCCCGGCCACTTTGGCCAAGCGCCGGCGTTTGGCCGGCGCCGCCGCCGAGAAGCCCCACAAGTGCGGCGAGTGCGGCAAGGGCTTCGGGCTGAGCGCggcgctgctgcagcaccagcgCGGCCACGCCGCCGGCAAGCCCTACGAGTGCGGGGACTGCGGCAAGAGCTTCGCCTGGAGCTCCCACCTCGACCGGCACCGCCGCATCCACGCCGGCGAGAAGCCCTACCGCTGCGGCGACTGCGGCAAGGGCTTCTCGCAGGGCTCCCACCTGGAGCGGCACCGGCGCGTCCACGCCGAGCCCTGCTGCGGCaagcggcggcggggggcgcgcGGCGAGCGGCCCGGGGGTTGCGGCGAGTGCGGGCAGAGCTCGCGGTGGGGcgcccgcccccggccgccgAGCCACAAGTGCAGCGAGTGCGGCAAGAGCTTCCCGCAGCGCGCCGAGGGCGTCAAGCACCAGGGCACGCAGACCGGCGAGAAGCCCTACACCTGCCCCGAGTGCGGCAAGAGCTTCGGGCAGAACTCGGCGCTGGTCAAGCACCGGCGCATGCACACCGGGGAGAAGCCCTACAAGTGCGGGGACTGCGGGAAGAGCTTCGGCGTGCGCTCCAACCTCATCAAGCACCAGCGCACCCACCTGGGCGAGAAGCCCTACAAGTGCCCCGACTGCGGCAAGGGCTTCATCCAGAAGTCGGACCTGACCAAGCACCGGCGCATGCACACCGGCGAGAAGCCCTACAAGTGCCCCGAGTGCTCCAAGTGCTTCAGCGTCTCCTCCAACCTCATCAAGCACCGGCGCATCCACCTGGGCGAGAAGCCCTACGGCTGCCCCGAGTGCGGCAAGAGCTTCATCCAGCGCTCCGAGCTCACCATCCACCGCCGCGTGCACACCGGCGAGAAGCCCTACAAGTGCCCCGAGTGCGCCAAGTGCTTCAGCCGCAGCTCCCACCTCAACCGGCACCAGCGCACCCACGCCGGGGACAAGGCCAAGGGCGACGCCGCCAACGACgccgcgccgcccccgccgccgccgccccccggcgcCTTCCCCgcgcccccgctgcccccgttccccgccgcccccgccgccctgcccctgccccccctGGAGCTGCCCTGGGCCCTCCCGTTCCCGGCCCGAgccttccccccgccccccgccttccccccggccgcctccccccccggcgcccccccggCCTCGTCCCTCATCAACTGAGCGGAGGCGGGGCGACgggacccccacccccccgctgGGGTCTCCCgtgggggtcccgggggggggccctCGGGCACAAGGGGCCCAgcggcggcggcaccgggaTCGGCATTGGCCCCTCCGGCGCCGTCGTCATCGTCACCATCGTCATCGTCACCATCGTCACCATGAGCCTCACCTCCATCATTGACACCAATACCGGCATCTTCNNNNNNNNNNTCACCATCGTCACCATGA is drawn from Oxyura jamaicensis isolate SHBP4307 breed ruddy duck chromosome 16 unlocalized genomic scaffold, BPBGC_Ojam_1.0 oxy16_random_OJ71628, whole genome shotgun sequence and contains these coding sequences:
- the LOC118157984 gene encoding zinc finger protein 345-like, giving the protein MAKVGLDGVWGVGDDEIGDVPSLEVAKKTQPNPNPTHPTSTNPTNSTQPYPTHPGPPRGDVGEARAGGFGLTRGRVLPEPPLAPAEAGLLSEQEEDEPPPGQPEAGDAEGTPPAPKPKGPNPPGGGEGTATTGEPPKPEGPPRAGKRAGKSGHRAGFKKFPQRSLLGHGRCHDCGKALAFGAAFTKRRRGAEKPYKCPECGKCFRLSSTLITHQRRHAGEKPYKCPECGKSFSVGSAFIQHQRVHGAAAAPCQCGVCGKTFPASSGLVKHQKQHLEEKPYKCGDCGKGFNWNSHLERHRRIHTGEKPYACPECGKSFSWSSHLDRHRRTHAGGAGQCGECGKGFGKGPATLAKRRRLAGAAAEKPHKCGECGKGFGLSAALLQHQRGHAAGKPYECGDCGKSFAWSSHLDRHRRIHAGEKPYRCGDCGKGFSQGSHLERHRRVHAEPCCGKRRRGARGERPGGCGECGQSSRWGARPRPPSHKCSECGKSFPQRAEGVKHQGTQTGEKPYTCPECGKSFGQNSALVKHRRMHTGEKPYKCGDCGKGFIQKSDLTKHRRMHTGEKPYKCPECSKCFSVSSNLIKHRRIHLGEKPYGCPECGKSFIQRSELTIHRRVHTGEKPYKCPECAKCFSRSSHLNRHQRTHAGDKAKGDAANDAAPPPPPPPPGAFPAPPLPPFPAAPAALPLPPLELPWALPFPARAFPPPPAFPPAASPPGAPPASSLIN